The Triticum urartu cultivar G1812 chromosome 6, Tu2.1, whole genome shotgun sequence genome includes the window gcaatagcaacatactaaacgatcgggtgctaagctaatggaatgggtcatgtcaatcacatcattctcctaatgatgtgatcccgttaatcaaataacaactcttttgtttatggttaggaaacataaccatctttgattaacgagctagtcaagtagaggcatactagtgacactttgtttgtctatgtattcacacaagtattatgtttccggttaatacaattctagcatgaataataaacatttatcatgatataaggaaataaataataactttattattgcctctagggcatatttccttcagttgctGCAATAGTTGGTGCAGATAATGATATATCAACTGAACATGTTCCAGCAGCAGATGCACCTCATGTTGGCAAATCCGATGAAGAGGACAGTGAATATGTGCCAATACCTGATTGTAGTTCTGGAGAGGACTCGGAGGCAGAGGAACTGGGAAAGCTTGCAAGAGAGATTAGGAGGAATGAGAGAGCTAAGAAGCTTGGGCGGAGAAGTGGAATTATAATGCAAGACAATAAAGTACAATGTAAATCTGATGATGATTTGGATGCTGGTTTTGAAACTCCATATTTTGACTCTGATGAGGATAACTTCTCTTATGATGAAGAAAGTGATGGAGAAGGAGGTACCACTATGGTTAGAAGGAAGAGCAAATGGCCTAGATTTGATAACAAAGCTGAAAAACCCAACTTTCAGCTTGGCATGGTTTTTAGAAGCAGAGAGCACATGAAGAAAGCAGTGATTTCCTATGGAATTAAAACTCACAGGCATTTGTTGTTCAGCAAAGATGAACATGACAAAGTCAGAGCATAACAGGTCTCTGTTCAACTATAATAGAGCACGGTTGGCTCAATTCACAGTTGAAGGAGCAAAGGACATGATGAATACAGACCCAATTCACTGGAGTAGGGCTTACATGAAGCTGGGAAGCTACTGTGATTCAGTTGACAATAATATGTGTGAGTCATTCAATAACTGGATCATGGAATCAAGATATCTACCTATTATATCTATGCTGGAGTGGATAAGATGCAAAATTATGGTGAGGATACAAGAATGCATTACCAAGTGTTTGAAATGGCCAGGAATCATATGTCCAAACATATTTAAAAAACTGAAGCAGAATATAACAAGATCTGGAAATTGTCATGTGATCTGGAATGGAAGAGATGGGTTTGAGGTGTTAGAGCATGATAAATACAAGTACACTGTGAATTTGCAAACTAGGGTTTGTTCTTGTAGATATTGGCAGCTTTCTGGTCTACCCTGCTGCCATGCAATAAGCTGCATCTACAAGAGCTCACAACTGTTGGATGCATACATAGCTGAGTGTTATTCCATTGAGGCTTACAAGAAAATATACTCTCATGTGTTGGAGCCATTGGAAGGTCAGTCAAATTGGCCGGTTGCTGATCATGTGAGGCCACAAGCACCTGGTTACATCAAAATGCCAGGAAGGCCAAGGAAAGAAAGGaaaagagaagaaggagaagcaccAAAAGGGATAAAAATGAGCAGGGTGGGTGGCCAAATCACTTGCAGTTCATGCAATAGGACAGGCCATAACATGAAAAGTTGCACAAATAATGCTGCTGCAACTAAGCATCATGGAAATGCACATATTGTCAGAGAAAGGTCTAGGAAAAGGAAACTACAGAAAGAAGCCTATGAGGCAGAAACTTCAAAGAAATCAAAGGTAATGTGCTGAACATAAGTAATTTCAAATGTTTACTACATTCTCACATGTCATATTATACCCATGTAGTCCATAAGTTTTAATGTGTACATGTAATAGGTTGAAGAAGTTGCAAGGCTGAGCAAGGGAAAGGCTGTAACTCAAGACCTACAAGTGCATGAGTGCAGACGACCTACAAGCATTCAAATTAGGGAGACAAATTCACAACCAAGCTCATTGCCTGTATCACAACCAAGCTCGCTGAAATATGATAAGCATGCTCCAGGCGGCAAGGCTAGATCAGCAAAGGTTCAGAGAAGTGCTGCTACTCCATTTGTTCCACCTAAACAAGTTACAACTTTGCCACAACATTGTGTCTTCAATTTGGCTGCATACAAAGAAGCTAAGAAAGGCAGAGCAGGTCCTCCAGTTTGATGTTGAGGAGTCATTTTTGTGTCAAGAGTCATGTCATGTAATATATATCTATATGGAGCCGTGTATTTTCTGTATATCAGGCTACTATGTTCTGTATTATAAATTAGGATTGGTGTTTCAGATGATCTTTTCATACTAGCATACAGCATCTCTGTATTTTTTGTAATATTTGGTTCAGATGATCTTTGCATACTTGCATACAATATCTTCATATTTTTTTGTAATATTTGGTTCATTGCAGATGATCTTTTCATAACAACATACAGTATATTTGTTTTTTTGTACTATTTGGTTCACTGCATATTTTATGCTGTTCATAACAAGATACAATATATTTGTTTTTTTTCTAATATTTTTTTTAatagaaagactgtaagggaacccctacagtataattggtgcaacaaacccaaattgcaagtaccaggCCAACAATATATTTGGTTCACTGTAGATGATCTTTTCATAACGGCAAACAATATATTTGTATATTTGGTTCATCGTAGATAAAACAGTGTTGCATACATCACAACACATATAAGAAGATCAGATATACATTCTGAATCTTTTCGTATCAGCATACAGTATACATTCTACATAAGAAGATCAGACATAAAACTGAGATTTTGCATTGTACCAAATTCTGAATCTTTTCACAACACTTGCAAGAGGCATCGTACCAAATTCTGAATTTTGCATAAGAAGATACAGTACAAATTCTGAACCCTTTTAACAGCATTCATTCTGAATCTTGGTTAAAAGCTTACAAAGCAAAACAGCATACATAAATGACTCCTTCACAAACCagcttcttcctcttcttcttcttgactCCTTCACAAACTAGCTTCTTCTTGACTCCTTCACAAACTAGCTTCTTCTTCAGGACAATCATTTCCAAGTGTGAAATGACAAAGCAGAACAGAGCAAGCACAAAGAAGAACTGCAGTTTCTGAATCTTATTCTTCAAGACATCAACTTCTCCACGATGCTTGACTTCCAAATCACACACATACGCATCCAACATTTTGTTCTTCAACAAGTTGGTGTTGAGCAAATCATTTTCATTCCTCAGTCGTTCCTTCAGTCGATACACAACATCGCGTAAATCACCAAGCAACAGATTCACAAATGGAGTGTGCGGATCATCATGCCAGAGAAAATATTTGCAGTCAATTCCCTACACACATAGAGCAAACAATTACCAACAAAATAAGAAGCAAACACACCAGAAGCAATAGATTAGCAGATGAAAATTTAGTAGGCAGAGAAATACCAGAGAAGTATATTATTCCGAAGGTTCAGACTTCAGACAGTGGTGTACCATGGGTGGTGTGTGTGTCAGATGTTGTACTAGTTCACCAATGTGTTAGCTTCAGCTTGTGTTACCTTCAGACAGTGGTATATGCAGTCTCGGATCAGATTACCGTCAAATCGTACGCGCCCACGGTAATACGAGCCTACGCAGCTAGCTTGAACTGCTGCCCCGGAGCGGAACGCCATGCCTACCCGCCCATCCGCACCAGGTACCTGATCGGGTCCTCGCACGGCTGGCTGCTCACCGCCGACGATAGGTCCGAGAGGGTGACCAGGCTGTTGGAACCACCCGAGACGACGCCATTGCTTCTGGAGGTCGACGGCGAGAGGAGAGCAACGAGAACAGAGGAGAAGCAAGGGTTCATCCGTGGATTCGGGTTGGGATTGGCCGAGAAGCCTAGGGGTTCGTCCGCTTGATTGGGGATTTTTTGCGTGAGAGAGAGGGAAACAGAGGAGAAGCAGGGGATAACTGACTAATGGGACCCACGCTGGCCTACTCAGCGTTCTTTGCCCAATCAGCGCCTAATCAAAATCATGGGGGACAAAAACCGCTCCAAATTACATATAAACCGCTCAAGAGGGTTATTAACccggtttaagtaatttcagggtgTTATTTGTCCCGGTTTTAAGTTTAGTGGGATATGTATCCCAAAGAGTGAATTTGAGGgtgatttgtatatttctttttattatttttgagGGGTGGAATCGTCTGCACAAATATTTCGTCTTTGCGCAAACAGGCCACGCGCTCAAGGCCTACTAACTGCAGCCCAGTGGCTAGTCAGCCATTTAGTGCGGCGAGTCCAAACCACGGCTCGCCTGCAGGGACTAGTACTAGCCAGGACCAGTAACAGCGTGCCAAGTCAAAAACAATGGTTATACAATGTAAAACATGTTCGTGTATTTCAAAAACAAATGTTTCGTAGATTAAAAAAATGTTACATTTGCAGACATGATCACGAATTTCAAAAATTGTGTTTGTGACATTTCAAAAATGTCTGTACAATGTAAAGAAATGATTGCATAGTTCAAAATATAGTATTTTATCATCCATAAATTCTTCCATTGTGTATTTCAAAAATGTTTAACATGTATTTACAAAAAATCAAAACATTTTTTGTAAAAATGTTaatcatatatttgaaaaatGCTAAAATGTGTATAAAAAATATTCTAGATGTATACGAGAAATGTGCATCATgagatgaaggaccttggtgtaTACGAGAAACGTGTACGAGGAGGTCCAGTCGTTTTTATctcagaactttgagatgaaGGACCTTGATGCGGCTaatgttatcttgaacatcaagctactgaCAGATAATGAGGGTGGGATCACACTTCTGCAATTCCATtatgttgagaaggtgttgagtcATTTTGGATACTCAGACTGCAAaccatctcaaacaccatatgatcctagtGCATTGGTTCGGAAGTTCGAAGGCACGGCTAAGGATCAACTGAGATACTCTCAAATCATTGCTTCACTCATATATCTGGCGAGCGCAACGAGGCCTGACATCGCGTTTGCTGTGAGCAAACTGAGCCGGTTTGTTTTGAACCCGGGTGATGTGCATTGGCATGCtattgagagagttatgcgctatctgaAAGGTACTATGAACTACGGACTTCACTATACGGGATACCCGTCGatacttgaagggtatagtgatgcgaattggatcactgatgctgatgagataaaggccacaactgggtatatgtttactcttgGAGGTGGCGTTGTTTCCTGaaagtcttgcaagcaaacgatcttAACAAGATCGACAATGGAAGTAGAATTAACAGCATTAGACACGTCTGGTGTCGAACCAGGACGGCTTCGAGATCTTTTGATGGACTTGCCATTGGTTGATAAACCTGTTCCGActatccttatgaactgtgacaatcagactgtcatcaccaaggtgaagagttcaaaggacaatatgaagtccaACAGACACATAAGAATGAGATTAAAAGCTGTCAGAAAATTAAGAAACTCCGGACTCATAGCGTTGGAGTATGTCCAtacggctaagaatctggcagGTCCCTTTACAAAAGGGCTATGACGTGTTGTGATAGATAGTGCATCGAGAGAGATTggtatgagacccacatgagttgccatggtggtaacccaacctatgtgatcggagacCCCGTGAAGTAGGACCTGGAATTGATCTTTGGAGGACTActgtcttaatgtgttccaaagcttatgtaagcaagatgctatcctacagagcgatctttggaggaacacgcctatatgagcccgactgctggtcacggtctatgagattggggtgatctctagtaaactcatgaataTGCCAGGAGTGTGACTTATATGCTCCACCCGAGGGGTCAGCATTCGGCAGCCTAGTACTAGTAAGACATGTGGTGAAGCTTCTTtacgccaaactgacaattcaaggcatagtccattgtcCAGTTGTGAAGAAGTGTAGCTACTTGCTCTAGGTGAAGCTCAACTTTAACAGGTCTTCACTAAAACACTGGTATATCGAAACAACAATTGGAATAGAGGACACAATGGGCCCTCGAGATCTGGTGAGGGATTGCTAAAATTTGGGCTGGGCTTTAGGCCCATCTAGCAATTTCTGaaaatctctaagggcccatgtgggtttattgatactaggTGTAGTGGGAAGTTTAGTCTCACCCCGCGAGTGgaggagttggacctctttataaggaaTTGGCTTGcacatgctattggagcttgagaataTAAGAGGCCCTCGCgtgctcctcctccgccgcccgcctcgccacaccacgcctcgtcacgacgcgtcGCGCCGCGGGAATGAGCCTAGCCGAGCTCACACCTATGCGCTTATTTTTGCCAGTCACTAAGGGAGAGTTTCTAACAGCTAGGCCATGATCTGAGACGTCGGATCGTGGGCTGTCACGGACTCGGACGTGGGTCGAGCCCACGTCTCTTCACGCGGTTGTGCCTATACATCAGAGTCAGAATGTCGTACGTGGACGCCAATCGTTCCACATCTGCTCCACGCGCACGCCAAACGTTCCACATCTGTTTGCTTAGTGCGTGCATGTTTAGATCAGAGTCAGAATGTCGTAAATGCAGTCAATGCCATACTAGTGATTTATCTATGGATTAAGGGAGTGTTCGGAGGCACTCCGCTTGCAGACTCGGCTCGCCGAGTCAACGGAGTCATAGGCTAAAATACTAAAGCTGAAAAGTAGGTGCTCCGCAACTCCTCTAATTTCACGGATCTAGTGGATATTCAAACAGGGCCTAAATTAGTCACAAAATTGTTTATTTAGGCTCTGCTCCTGGAGCAGCCGGAGCGGAGCGGCCCGCAGCGCATTTTTCTGGAGTCGTCAAACTGGCGCTCCGTCCGCTGGAgatagggatggcaatgggtagggtatgggtgGGTACAAACTCCTTCTACCCAAACCCATACCCATAGAAACTTTTTATACCCACCCACTTCAATACCCATGGGTATAAACTGACACCCATGCCCATACCCATCGGGTATCCTATACCCAATGGGTATCCATTGGGTGCAATATATAGCATTCAAATTCTTAAGAGGTAGAGAAATGAGTTTAAAATTCAAATGACCATGGTAGAGTAGTATAGCACGTATGTGGCCTCCTTCAGTGGGTGGCCTCTTGGAAGCATCAGGGGAGTATGAGCAGCGGTTGGTGGAAGGCCGACGTTGTGGAAGGCGGTGATGGGAATTGGGGATCGCTGGATTGAGTGTTCGACAAGAGTCTGGTAGCAAAGAGTCGATATTTCATCTTTTTGAGGAGTCACATAGGATGTATGAGGAGTGGTGAGCAGGTGATTATGAGCCTATGAGTTATGACTTGTTTAAGGAATATGAGATTTAGGGTTGGACCATATGAGTTGGATGCTAATCCCACATGTTATAAGAGTTATTTTTATTTATTAATTTTTTTTGGGTATCTATTGGGTTATCCATGGACACAATTTCTTACCCATGCCCTACCCATATATTTTGTGGGTATGGGTACCCATTAACCGTGGGTAGAAAATCTCTTCATGTCTTGCTCATACCCATTGTTTTTGGATAGAGTACCCGCAGGTACCCATACCCATGGACAAAACTGCCATCCCTAGCTGGAGAGCTGCCGAATGTATACACAACCAGCATGCGCCCACCAATCACATGCACCAGTGGATCGCCACATGCATAAGCCTGATTCGACCCGACAACCCCACTAATTAAGAAAACAAGAGATGGGAGAGGAGGACAGAGGTCCGCTGTACCACGCTAGTATCTCGATCGGGGGTTCCGCGCTTCCGCTGCACGTTACCCCGCCGCCGTTCCTAGGTGCCATGGATCGCCTATAAAATACGCGGACACGCCATGTGTTGAGCCCATCGATCCGCGCTGACCCCTGTCATCGGGTGTTCCACTTTGCTTCCACCACTAGCTAGCTAAGCTCCATCCATCCTCCCATGGCGTCCGTGAAGCTCGCCGTGGCGGCGCTGGCCGTCGTCCTCGCGTGCGCCGCGCTCGCCGCGACGCCGGCGGCGGCGTACCGGTTCGAGCCCGAGCCATGCAAGACGCAGGCCATGTACTTCAAGAACTGCCTCCCCCTCGTCGACGTGCCCGAGAAGTGCTGCAGCGTGGTGGCGGACAAGGCGTGCTTCTGCGAGGTGGAGCGGGAGGTGGAGATCCAGTGCGCGCCCGGCCACCACTGCAGCCGCGCCGACAAGAAGGTCAAGATCGCCGAGATGAACCTCCCCTGCCTCAGGAACCTCACTTGCAAGCACGCGTGATGGGATGGGCCGGCACCGCGCGCCTCGCCTGCGCCATCGATCGCCTACCTTAGCTGCTTCctgctactactactacaagTATCGCATGTCTCGTTTGTGCACCGATCGATTTCCACTCGAGTGTGCCTCTTTGGTTTGCTCCGACTGTGCGTGTGTGCTGGTTGTGTGTGATATGATGTTTCTGTCGATGATTACTTGTTTCTCCAAATCGATCGGCATCATCATACGTTTCTATCATGTATGTACTCCTACTTGTTTGTCTGCTATGACAACACTAATTCCTAAGCAATTCTTGGTGCGAGCTAAGCTAACTGTAGTCAAGAACTCAAGATCACACAGCACTAAAATCAACTCATCAATGAAAAATGTCTTTGCAACCTTGCCAGGAACTTCATGTCTACCTGCTGCTTCCTATTGGCCTCCCTGTAGTAGTACTCCACTAGTGGGACGCGGAGTATCTGAGCTCGAGCTCAAATGAGCTTGGATGAAcaataaaatataaaaaataaatgaaagcatgttcaaaaaattctaaaaaaaaatTGTGGTATACTTTGACAAATGTTCCAAGTATTTGCAAATTTTTATCATGAGATCATATTCATGGAAGGCGTGACAAAAAAGCAAAATCGATGCTTCGAAAATGTACATTCGCCACTAGGGATCTTTCTTCCTGTGCAAAGGATCGATCGGAATCGTgtgcataatttatttatttttgaggaAAGACAGCCAGGCTCTATTAATAATTCATATGAACATTTACTGGTATAACAAGAGCACCGTGGGGTGAACCCAACCAAAATATGTCTCCGCTGAGGAAGAGTAGTACCAAGCCTATCTATCTTATGAGCTTCATGATTTGTAGCTCGAAATTCATGCACAAAATTACATGAAATAAAGGATGTTTCTTTTTGTTTTATCTCCCTAATGATCCCTCCGAAAGCGCCTCCAAAACTGACCCGGATTCCATTCACCACTTTTGTTAAGTCAGATGCAATATAAAGGTGTTCCAAGTTTAGATCTTCCGCAAGTGATGACGCTTCCCTACATGCTATTGCTTCTAGAGTGAGACCTGACCACACGGTATTGCTTCTAGAGCGAGACCTAACCACGACTCGCTTGCTGGGAGCTGGTACTGGGCCAGCCCAGTAACCGCGGGCCATGTCAAAAACAATGTttatacaatgtaaaaaaatGTTTCTGTATTTCAAAAACAAATGATTCGTAAATTTAAAAAATGTATGTTACATTtaataaaatgttcatgaatttcaaaaatatgttcgtgacatttcaaaaaaaattgtacAATGTAGAAAAAATTGCATAGTTAAAAAATAGTTTTTTATCATACAAAAATTGTTCCAATGTGCATTTCAAAAATTCttaacatgtatttgaaaaaaacgttcaaaacatttttttgtAAAAGTGTTaatcatatatatgaaaaaacataaaacatgtataaaaattgttttagatgtatacaaaaaatatacAGCATGTATGAAAATAAATAGACATTAAAAGATCTATTggaaaaaaatgttaatcatgtatgcAGTGTCATATAAGGGATTAAGGGTCAAAATTGTTCTATTTATCGAGTTCAGAGAAAAAAAAAGTAAATCTAAAAAATGAAGCATCCCGTTCATCCTCCAACTACCGAACTCGATAAATAAAACCAGGTGCCGAATTACCAGCAAATAATAGCTACCTGGAACTGGCAGAAGAAAATCAGTAAATAAAGGTGAGTACGCTGCTGGCACCATTACGTGTTTGCTGCAACCGTGTTGGGAGAGGTAAGCAGCAGCTATCACCGTTGATGGTAGTTGGCATTGGCTGAGTGCTCACCGTAGGAATATGAGTTGCCGGCAGGGCGTTGCTGTGAACTCCCATGGTAACTGGCTCCCCACCAGTGATTGAAGGATGGACTGGGTGCCTGGAAACAAACAGCAACTTCTGTTCAGTTTTACTGTAGGTAACAGGACAAAAGCGGTACAACATAGCAGACATGAATAATTCCATGTTTTTAACATGTTACTCCCTCTGTATCAAAACATAAGATGTTTTTTGACACCATGACAGTGTCAAAAAATGTCTTGAATTTTGATACCGAGTGAGTATATGACAATGAATTAGAATAAAACACAGTGTCGAATGTTTTAGCAGTTCCTCAATGAATTCTAAGCGCCTTTATAAACATGGTGCCCATGATTGATTTTCTTGAACTTTCTAATCATACAGCACAAGGAGGAGAATGTTGTAGCAGTTCCTACGGGCGCAGGTCGACTGAGGACACGGGATCATATATCATAAACTTCACAAGTTTCTTTACCTGATGAGGTCCAAATGCTCTGCTAGGTGCCGTCTGTTGCTCCTGCGTTAGTGGCTGCTGCGACAGCGGCTGATAATTGTCGTAGCTACACATGTCAGGACAAGGGCCCGTGGCGCATACATAGGGTTGCGGCAGGGTCCGTCCCATACGTTGAAACATTGTGGTGGCGATGGCGGTGGCTGGAGTGGCACGTTCTGGTTAATGTTGATGTATGATGATCAAATATGGGAACATGGGAAACAGTGCATTTGAAACGCAGCATACCAGAATGTTTTGAGGGGGCATGACATTGACGGGTACCCACCGTAGCCGGGCTCCGCGCACCTGTTGAAGCATAGCTTTCAGAATATTCGATGGTTTGATGGTGTAAAACAGATCAACATATGGCACGGATCTTCAAAGAATAGTGTTCTCATAACACAGTAAGATAAGAAACCTGCCTTGGACGTTTGTTCTTGGATTCATATGAATCAGGCTCACCGACGCAGAACTACGGACACGAGGGAGG containing:
- the LOC125512893 gene encoding uncharacterized protein LOC125512893, producing MASVKLAVAALAVVLACAALAATPAAAYRFEPEPCKTQAMYFKNCLPLVDVPEKCCSVVADKACFCEVEREVEIQCAPGHHCSRADKKVKIAEMNLPCLRNLTCKHA